The following are encoded together in the Thalassomonas haliotis genome:
- the rsmH gene encoding 16S rRNA (cytosine(1402)-N(4))-methyltransferase RsmH, which yields MTMDNTHISVLLEEAVSGLEINPDGCYIDCTFGRGGHSGLILSRLSDKGRLIAIDRDVTAIAAAEKFADDARFTIEHDGFAALEAIAQKHDLIGKVDGVLLDLGVSSPQLDDAQRGFSFMQDGPLDMRMDTTRGKTAAEWLAQADVEDISWVLKTFGEEKHAWRIANAIVDSREENPLTRTGQLAKLIKTTAPQREIKKHPATRSFQAIRMYINSELDQIEQALNASLSVLSQGGRLVVISFHSLEDRLVKQFMKKHSQGKKVPRGLPVSEEELQKGKKLALVGRKLKPSKQEVEDNVRSRSSVMRVAERLADQ from the coding sequence ATGACAATGGATAATACACATATTTCAGTGCTGTTAGAAGAAGCGGTTTCCGGTTTAGAAATAAACCCGGACGGTTGTTATATCGATTGTACTTTTGGCCGCGGCGGACATTCCGGACTGATCCTTTCCAGGCTTTCCGACAAAGGCCGCTTAATTGCCATTGACCGGGATGTGACCGCGATCGCAGCGGCGGAAAAGTTTGCCGACGATGCCCGCTTTACCATAGAGCATGATGGGTTTGCGGCACTTGAGGCTATCGCGCAAAAGCACGATCTGATCGGAAAAGTTGACGGTGTGCTGCTTGATCTCGGTGTCTCTTCACCCCAGCTCGATGATGCACAGCGTGGTTTCAGCTTTATGCAGGACGGTCCGCTGGATATGCGCATGGATACCACCCGCGGCAAAACGGCGGCCGAGTGGCTGGCACAAGCGGATGTCGAAGATATCAGCTGGGTATTAAAAACCTTTGGCGAAGAAAAACATGCCTGGCGTATCGCCAATGCCATAGTGGACAGCCGGGAAGAAAATCCCCTGACCCGTACCGGGCAACTGGCGAAATTGATCAAAACCACGGCGCCGCAGCGGGAAATTAAAAAACACCCGGCAACCCGGAGTTTCCAGGCGATCCGTATGTATATCAACAGCGAGCTGGATCAAATTGAGCAGGCATTAAATGCCTCGTTATCAGTTTTAAGCCAAGGCGGTCGCTTAGTAGTGATCAGTTTCCATTCCCTTGAGGATCGGCTGGTAAAACAGTTTATGAAAAAACATTCACAGGGCAAAAAAGTGCCGCGCGGTTTACCTGTGAGTGAAGAAGAATTGCAAAAGGGTAAAAAGCTGGCCCTGGTTGGCCGGAAATTAAAACCCAGCAAGCAGGAAGTGGAAGACAATGTCCGCTCAAGAAGCTCAGTGATGCGGGTGGCCGAGAGGTTAGCGGATCAGTAA
- the mraZ gene encoding division/cell wall cluster transcriptional repressor MraZ — MFRGASAITLDTKNRITMPTRYREELIADCDGQMICTVDIQHPCLLLYPLPEWEEIELKLCELSSMNPQERLLQQVLLGNASDCSLDKNGRILINGPLRQHANLDKNVMLVGQLKKFEIWSEAAWQAQMQQGISQIQSGEIELTERLMDLSL, encoded by the coding sequence ATGTTCAGAGGCGCCAGCGCAATTACGCTAGATACTAAAAATCGCATCACGATGCCAACCAGGTATCGCGAGGAGCTTATTGCCGATTGCGATGGCCAGATGATCTGCACCGTGGACATACAACATCCTTGTTTATTGCTTTATCCCCTGCCCGAATGGGAAGAAATAGAACTTAAGTTATGCGAGCTGTCGAGCATGAATCCGCAGGAGCGGTTACTGCAACAAGTCTTGTTAGGCAATGCCTCGGACTGCAGCCTGGATAAAAACGGCCGGATCCTGATCAACGGCCCGCTGCGCCAGCATGCCAATTTAGATAAAAATGTCATGTTGGTGGGACAGTTGAAAAAATTTGAGATTTGGAGCGAAGCGGCCTGGCAGGCACAGATGCAACAAGGCATCAGCCAGATCCAGTCCGGCGAGATTGAATTAACGGAAAGATTGATGGATCTTTCCCTCTAA
- a CDS encoding ABC transporter ATP-binding protein, with product MSEILNLQQVAVNFDDKSILSDIGLQLDCGEILGLLGPSGCGKTTLLNTLAGFVTLAGGEIRIDGDMLISPKHNIAPEHRHIGMIFQDYALFPHLTVAQNIAFGITKLTKSEQKQRIDELLELLKLTEHSGRYPHQLSGGQQQRVAIARALAPRPKLLLLDEPFSNIDARLRNELMLEIRQLLKKLQMTAIFVTHNKDEVFTFADKVAVMHQGKLLQLGKPVEVCQQPNCWQVADFLQLGSWIPYSLSGKDLTTAIGTLTDITDVPKMGENSFLLIKPQDVEICEDETQGHNVTVNHISVTEQGYHYHLASSNAPSQLTFDHLSLYSPQILALGQHLQVTIKPHDLLVFAKDPHSFFDN from the coding sequence GTGAGTGAGATATTAAATTTACAGCAAGTGGCGGTGAATTTTGACGATAAAAGCATTTTATCCGATATCGGTTTGCAGCTCGACTGTGGAGAGATACTGGGCTTATTAGGTCCCAGCGGCTGCGGTAAAACCACCCTGCTTAATACCCTGGCGGGTTTTGTCACTTTGGCGGGGGGAGAAATCAGGATTGACGGCGATATGCTGATCAGCCCCAAGCACAATATCGCCCCCGAGCACAGGCACATAGGTATGATCTTCCAGGATTATGCCTTGTTCCCGCACCTGACCGTGGCTCAGAATATTGCTTTTGGTATCACCAAATTAACTAAAAGCGAGCAAAAGCAAAGGATAGATGAACTGCTTGAGCTGCTGAAATTAACGGAACATAGCGGACGTTATCCGCACCAGCTATCCGGCGGCCAGCAGCAAAGGGTAGCGATTGCCCGGGCACTGGCGCCGCGGCCTAAATTGTTATTATTGGACGAGCCGTTTTCCAATATCGATGCCAGGTTACGTAATGAATTGATGCTGGAAATCCGCCAGCTGTTGAAAAAGCTGCAAATGACGGCGATTTTTGTCACCCATAATAAGGACGAAGTGTTTACCTTTGCCGATAAAGTGGCGGTTATGCACCAGGGGAAATTGCTACAGCTTGGCAAACCCGTCGAGGTGTGCCAGCAGCCCAATTGCTGGCAGGTGGCCGACTTTTTACAGTTAGGCAGCTGGATCCCGTATTCATTATCCGGCAAGGATTTAACCACAGCCATCGGCACACTGACGGATATAACCGATGTGCCAAAAATGGGGGAGAACAGCTTTTTATTAATCAAACCCCAGGATGTGGAAATCTGTGAAGACGAAACACAAGGTCACAATGTGACGGTTAATCATATCAGTGTGACCGAGCAGGGTTATCACTACCATCTGGCCAGCAGCAATGCACCAAGCCAGCTCACCTTTGACCACTTAAGTTTATACTCTCCGCAGATACTGGCCTTAGGGCAACATTTGCAGGTGACAATAAAACCCCATGATCTCCTGGTGTTTGCAAAAGATCCGCACTCATTTTTTGACAATTAA
- a CDS encoding ABC transporter permease, translating to MISGNNSKTWLTTTWLSALVLLAPVLVMLLAGIGAPADLFVHLWQTVLPDYIINTLLLGALVVLLSLCFGVPAAIFISQTNIPGKKYLRWLLLLPLAMPAYLVAYLYTDLFDYAGPVQRFLRAAFGWSTPADYWFFDLRTLPGAAVILSLVLFPYVYMLARTAFEQQDQNLLRASRLLGLSTRQSFFKIALPLARPAIAVAASLVLMETLADFATVQYFAVNTLTTAIYDTWLGYGDLTSANALASVLMLFILFTVVAEQRSRAGQRHQSNRPNKQTEVIMLSRWQQVGAGVFCWFLVLAGFVLPLALLLQMAFAYSDVEQLSQLMVTGKNSLEVAVYAASLTVLLALLFGLYRRLHRDKFAHVPQVISGFGYAIPGTVIAMAMLATFGPLDHWINDLAEMLGWQTPGLILSGSIFVIIFAFIVRFAAIANGTIASGIGQIPHSLDLAPASLGAGLHKMLLKVHLPLLKPSLLVAWLLVFVEAMKELPAVLLLRPFNFETLSTQVYQLISDEMLEQGALGAILIVLFGLLPIIWLNRSKSH from the coding sequence GTGATTTCTGGCAATAACAGTAAAACCTGGTTAACCACAACCTGGTTATCGGCACTGGTGCTTCTGGCACCTGTGCTGGTGATGTTGCTGGCGGGCATAGGCGCGCCGGCAGATCTGTTTGTTCACCTGTGGCAAACGGTCCTACCCGATTATATTATCAATACCTTGCTGCTCGGCGCCCTGGTGGTGCTGCTTTCTTTGTGTTTTGGCGTACCGGCGGCAATTTTTATCAGCCAGACCAATATCCCGGGGAAAAAATATCTGCGCTGGCTGCTGTTATTGCCCCTGGCCATGCCAGCCTACCTGGTGGCCTATCTTTATACCGACTTATTTGATTATGCCGGACCGGTGCAGCGTTTTTTAAGGGCTGCTTTTGGCTGGAGCACGCCGGCGGATTATTGGTTTTTTGATTTGCGCACTCTACCCGGTGCGGCGGTGATCCTCTCCCTGGTATTATTTCCCTACGTTTATATGCTGGCGCGTACCGCGTTTGAGCAGCAAGATCAGAATTTATTACGTGCCAGCCGCTTATTGGGGCTTTCAACCCGGCAGAGTTTTTTTAAGATTGCCCTGCCGCTGGCACGTCCTGCGATTGCCGTGGCTGCCAGTTTAGTCTTGATGGAAACCCTGGCGGACTTTGCCACGGTACAGTATTTTGCCGTTAATACCCTGACCACGGCTATTTATGATACCTGGCTCGGCTACGGAGATTTAACCTCAGCCAATGCCCTGGCCAGTGTCTTGATGTTGTTTATTCTATTTACTGTGGTTGCCGAGCAAAGGAGCCGCGCCGGCCAGCGCCATCAGAGCAACCGTCCCAATAAACAAACCGAAGTGATCATGCTAAGCCGCTGGCAGCAAGTTGGCGCCGGTGTTTTTTGCTGGTTTCTGGTGCTGGCGGGTTTTGTTTTGCCGTTGGCTTTATTGCTGCAGATGGCATTTGCATACAGTGATGTCGAGCAGTTATCGCAATTGATGGTGACCGGCAAAAACAGCCTGGAAGTGGCGGTATATGCCGCTAGCCTGACAGTGTTGCTGGCCTTGCTGTTTGGTTTGTACCGCCGCCTGCACCGGGATAAATTTGCCCATGTGCCGCAAGTGATTTCCGGTTTTGGTTATGCTATTCCCGGTACTGTGATTGCCATGGCGATGCTGGCGACTTTCGGGCCGCTGGATCACTGGATTAACGACCTGGCGGAAATGCTTGGCTGGCAAACGCCGGGCTTGATACTGTCCGGTTCCATTTTTGTCATTATCTTTGCCTTTATTGTTCGCTTTGCCGCGATTGCCAACGGCACCATTGCCAGCGGTATCGGGCAAATACCCCACTCCCTGGATCTGGCGCCCGCCAGCCTGGGGGCCGGTTTGCACAAGATGTTGCTTAAAGTGCATTTGCCGCTGCTGAAACCTTCGCTGCTGGTGGCCTGGCTTTTGGTGTTTGTCGAAGCCATGAAAGAATTACCTGCGGTATTGCTGCTGCGGCCTTTTAATTTCGAAACCTTGAGTACCCAGGTATATCAGTTGATCTCGGATGAAATGTTAGAGCAGGGAGCCTTGGGGGCCATATTAATCGTGTTATTTGGTTTATTGCCGATCATCTGGCTAAACCGTAGTAAATCGCACTAA
- a CDS encoding Fe(3+) ABC transporter substrate-binding protein: MFTNSLKKITLLLAVAMPFLASAADEVNVYSYRQPFLVEPLFNRFTEQTGVKVNVVFAKKGMAERLAREGKHSPADVLLTTDISRLIELQDKQLLQPVESKALVDAIPARYRASDNSWYGLTTRVRNIYSAKRLGEVDFTYEELADPKWKGRICTRSGKHPYNVALVAAMVAEHGEAETFTWLQGVKANLARKPQGSDRAQVQAIHQGLCDLSLGNSYYFGKMLKDDKQKIWADAVNINFPNQKNRGAHVNISGVAMAKYAPHAKNAKALMEFLASKQAQAMYAETNMEYPVRVGVKVSKLVASWGDFKADHLPLETIAANRRTALVLLDKVQFDL; the protein is encoded by the coding sequence ATGTTCACAAATAGCTTAAAAAAAATAACTCTATTACTGGCCGTGGCAATGCCGTTCCTTGCCAGTGCCGCCGACGAAGTCAATGTATATTCCTACCGCCAGCCGTTTTTAGTTGAGCCCCTGTTCAATAGGTTTACCGAGCAGACCGGGGTTAAAGTCAATGTCGTTTTTGCCAAAAAAGGCATGGCTGAGCGTTTGGCCCGTGAAGGCAAACACAGCCCGGCGGATGTACTGCTGACCACAGATATCAGCCGCTTGATTGAATTACAGGACAAGCAATTGCTGCAACCGGTTGAGTCAAAAGCCCTGGTTGATGCGATCCCGGCCCGCTACCGTGCATCCGACAACAGCTGGTACGGTTTAACCACCCGGGTGAGAAATATTTATTCTGCCAAACGTTTAGGCGAAGTTGATTTTACCTATGAAGAACTGGCGGATCCTAAATGGAAAGGCAGAATTTGTACCCGCAGCGGTAAACACCCCTACAATGTTGCCCTGGTTGCCGCTATGGTAGCGGAGCATGGCGAAGCCGAAACCTTTACCTGGCTCCAGGGGGTTAAAGCCAACCTGGCGCGTAAACCTCAGGGCAGCGACCGTGCCCAGGTACAGGCCATCCACCAGGGCTTATGTGATCTGTCTCTAGGCAACAGCTATTATTTTGGTAAAATGCTTAAAGACGACAAGCAAAAAATCTGGGCCGATGCCGTCAACATCAACTTTCCTAACCAGAAAAACCGTGGCGCCCATGTCAATATCTCGGGTGTTGCCATGGCCAAATATGCGCCTCATGCCAAAAATGCCAAAGCTTTGATGGAATTTCTGGCTTCCAAGCAGGCCCAGGCCATGTATGCGGAAACCAATATGGAATATCCGGTACGCGTCGGCGTGAAAGTCTCTAAGCTGGTTGCCTCCTGGGGTGATTTTAAAGCAGATCACCTACCGCTGGAAACCATAGCCGCCAACCGTAGAACTGCTTTGGTATTATTGGATAAAGTCCAGTTTGATTTGTGA
- a CDS encoding YcxB family protein — protein MTDSFAYSTTFKLDKSHFSECYQESVEPDYSLRAYSKAILLVLMGLGLSLFTEIDQYAAWFLIGLGLVEALSVKYQKPWWLARQMLSRSSNSQVTLTIDGQGIRSKSVYVDALIRWEDIKEVTATELGLLVIHKGGRSYISNRCLSEEARGFICRRLPEDHDTDQ, from the coding sequence ATGACCGATTCTTTTGCTTATTCCACCACCTTTAAATTAGACAAAAGCCACTTTAGCGAGTGTTACCAGGAGTCTGTCGAGCCGGATTATTCGCTGCGGGCTTACAGTAAAGCGATTTTGCTGGTGCTGATGGGATTGGGATTATCGCTTTTTACCGAGATAGACCAATATGCCGCCTGGTTTCTGATTGGTTTGGGCCTGGTTGAAGCATTAAGTGTGAAATACCAAAAACCCTGGTGGCTGGCGCGGCAAATGCTTAGCCGTAGCAGCAATAGCCAGGTCACGTTAACCATAGACGGGCAGGGCATAAGGTCTAAATCTGTTTATGTCGACGCCCTGATCCGTTGGGAAGATATTAAGGAAGTTACAGCCACCGAGTTGGGCTTACTGGTGATACATAAAGGGGGGCGGAGTTACATCTCCAACCGCTGTTTGTCGGAGGAGGCAAGAGGTTTTATTTGTCGCCGCTTGCCAGAGGATCATGATACAGATCAGTAA
- a CDS encoding SCO family protein produces MQRSRNTINWSVRTKLNMSLAIVCGFLFALIWLLFYLPETISSLSHSLLNYTRPLDAKLASSPLGKARLSRGTKLTSGLSIAPFQLRDHNNQVFNNQALKGKWHLISYGYTSCPDICPNTLLLLSQLEDKLRTGNKASGLHFLFYTIDPVRDSVEKLALYVAYFSENLTGIRAEEKDRAKVFEQELGIKAVVNINSDNGDYQVSHGGALYLINPDGKLQAVFQPLKDPFGNLAFDIDILYRDYLWIRNNLD; encoded by the coding sequence GTGCAGCGTTCAAGAAATACCATCAACTGGAGTGTCAGGACCAAACTGAACATGAGTTTGGCGATTGTTTGCGGCTTTTTATTTGCCCTGATCTGGTTGTTGTTTTATCTGCCGGAGACTATCTCTTCGCTAAGTCATTCGCTGTTAAATTATACCCGGCCGCTGGATGCCAAGCTGGCGAGTTCGCCGTTAGGCAAGGCCAGGCTCAGCAGGGGCACGAAATTAACTTCAGGCCTGAGCATTGCGCCTTTTCAGTTAAGGGATCACAATAACCAGGTCTTCAACAATCAGGCATTAAAAGGAAAATGGCATTTAATTTCCTATGGTTATACTTCCTGTCCGGATATCTGCCCCAATACCTTGCTGCTGTTAAGCCAGCTGGAAGATAAACTGAGAACGGGCAATAAAGCTTCGGGGCTGCATTTTTTGTTTTATACCATAGACCCCGTCCGGGACAGTGTTGAAAAGCTGGCATTATATGTTGCCTACTTCAGTGAAAACTTAACCGGGATCCGGGCGGAAGAAAAAGACAGGGCAAAGGTTTTTGAGCAGGAGTTAGGTATTAAGGCGGTAGTGAATATCAACAGCGATAACGGCGACTACCAGGTCAGTCATGGCGGCGCCTTATATTTGATTAATCCCGACGGGAAATTGCAGGCGGTATTTCAGCCACTCAAAGATCCGTTCGGCAATCTGGCATTTGATATCGATATCCTGTATCGGGACTATCTCTGGATCCGTAACAACCTCGACTAA
- a CDS encoding cytochrome C oxidase subunit IV family protein, with amino-acid sequence MNQSNVQPQAQEGVKLHPISLYLKVWVLLFVLSTLSYLVDYFQLQGGLRWSLILIFMFLKAGFILAIFMHVTWERIALKLVLFLPPLAIVVLIVMMAIEGDYTFLNRLLSFISS; translated from the coding sequence ATGAATCAGTCGAATGTACAACCGCAGGCGCAAGAAGGGGTTAAGCTACATCCCATTAGTTTGTACCTGAAAGTCTGGGTATTACTTTTTGTTCTCAGCACCCTGTCGTATCTGGTGGATTATTTCCAGTTGCAGGGGGGGCTGAGGTGGTCGTTGATTTTAATCTTTATGTTTTTAAAAGCGGGCTTTATCCTGGCCATTTTCATGCACGTTACCTGGGAGCGGATAGCATTAAAGCTGGTGCTGTTTTTGCCGCCGCTGGCGATAGTAGTGTTGATTGTCATGATGGCTATTGAAGGGGATTACACTTTTCTCAACCGCCTGCTGTCGTTTATTTCTTCTTAA
- a CDS encoding heme-copper oxidase subunit III family protein, translating into MKENMPPTENRNTEQKNEDNWQGVVRDWSADKQTFDMPWGKLMMWIFLLSDTFIFSIFLTGYMNVRMSAMDSWPNTSEVFALTIAGHHIPLVLIAIMTFVLITSSGTMAMAVNFAYRGDKKKTVYFMAATALLGALFVGMQAFEWTKLIVEEGVRPWGNPMGAAQFGAAFFMITGFHGMHVSAGVIYLAVVARKVARGDYEKKGYHIVEITGLYWHFVDLVWVFIFAFFYLW; encoded by the coding sequence ATGAAAGAGAATATGCCGCCAACAGAAAATAGAAATACTGAACAGAAAAATGAGGATAACTGGCAGGGGGTTGTCAGGGACTGGTCGGCGGATAAACAAACCTTCGATATGCCCTGGGGCAAATTGATGATGTGGATCTTTCTGCTCAGCGATACTTTCATCTTCAGTATTTTCCTCACCGGCTATATGAATGTCCGCATGTCCGCCATGGACAGTTGGCCCAATACCAGCGAAGTGTTTGCCCTGACCATAGCCGGACACCATATCCCTTTGGTGCTGATCGCCATCATGACTTTTGTGCTGATCACCAGCAGCGGCACTATGGCGATGGCGGTAAATTTTGCCTACCGGGGGGATAAGAAAAAAACCGTTTATTTTATGGCGGCCACCGCCTTGCTGGGGGCTTTGTTTGTCGGCATGCAGGCCTTTGAATGGACTAAGCTGATAGTGGAAGAGGGCGTTCGTCCCTGGGGCAATCCCATGGGGGCAGCGCAGTTTGGCGCGGCGTTTTTTATGATCACAGGTTTTCACGGCATGCATGTGAGTGCCGGGGTGATCTACCTGGCGGTGGTCGCAAGGAAGGTTGCCCGCGGAGATTATGAAAAAAAAGGTTACCATATCGTCGAAATTACCGGTTTGTACTGGCATTTTGTTGATCTGGTATGGGTGTTTATTTTTGCCTTTTTCTATTTATGGTGA
- a CDS encoding cytochrome c oxidase subunit 3: MSIFSKLTEKPWLPADESSLAADGVPAYAPSGFPAKTALKFFIAVVSVLFFLFTITYLSRSQYPDFQALAGEPWLPLTNSVQLWLNSGVLLLASVFLQLSAKDSNKPVKPGGQGGEINGLLVYLVLAVISSIAFVFGQYLVWQQLSRQGFLIYSNPANSYFYVLTAVHGIHLLGGLLALVRVLVHFYQKSELALLRRSLGLCAYYWHYLFLLWMFLFVLLTASPDTYNSIAAFCGF; the protein is encoded by the coding sequence ATGAGTATTTTCAGTAAATTAACAGAAAAACCTTGGTTGCCGGCAGATGAGTCAAGTCTTGCTGCTGATGGCGTACCGGCTTATGCGCCATCGGGTTTTCCGGCAAAAACCGCCTTGAAATTTTTTATTGCCGTGGTGTCGGTACTGTTTTTTCTTTTTACTATCACCTATTTGTCCCGCTCGCAATACCCGGATTTCCAGGCTCTGGCGGGGGAGCCCTGGTTGCCCCTGACCAATTCCGTTCAGCTATGGCTCAACAGCGGGGTTTTGCTGCTGGCGAGTGTTTTTTTACAGTTGTCTGCCAAAGACTCAAATAAGCCGGTAAAGCCTGGCGGGCAAGGTGGAGAAATCAACGGCTTACTTGTTTACCTGGTACTGGCGGTGATTTCTTCCATCGCTTTTGTTTTTGGCCAATACCTGGTGTGGCAGCAGTTGAGCCGGCAGGGGTTTTTAATTTATAGCAATCCCGCCAACAGCTACTTTTATGTGTTAACTGCGGTACACGGTATTCATTTACTCGGCGGCTTGCTGGCGCTGGTGCGGGTATTGGTGCACTTTTATCAGAAAAGCGAGCTGGCACTGCTCAGGCGTAGCCTGGGGTTATGCGCCTATTATTGGCATTACCTGTTTTTATTGTGGATGTTTCTGTTTGTCTTGTTAACGGCGAGTCCGGATACCTATAACTCGATTGCTGCTTTTTGTGGCTTCTAG
- a CDS encoding cytochrome c oxidase subunit I — protein sequence MTSYTAIADQVDDSPHPGSFFTKYIWSQDHKVIAIQYSITAIGVGLVALVLSGLMRLQLGFPDSFSFIDPSAYLQFVTMHGMIMVIYLLTALLLGGFGNYLIPLMVGARDMVFPFLNMLSYWTYLLAVIVLLASFFVTGGPTGAGWTLYPPQTILPGTPGNDGGIILMLASLAIFIIAFTMGGLNYVTTILQARARGMTLMRMPLTIWGIFIATILGLLAFPALLVSAIMMVLDKVIGTSFFMPAVLSLGQPLDYTGGSPVLFQHLFWFFGHPEVYIVALPAFGMVSDVLATHARKNIFGYRMMVWAIVAIGGLSFVVWAHHMYVSGMNPYFGFFFATTTLIIAVPTALKVYNWVLTLWRGNIHMTVPMMFAIGFIFTFTHGGLTGLFLGNVVVDLPLSDTYFVVAHFHMVMGVSPIMVLFAAIYHWYPKITGRFLHTGLGKAHFWLTFLGTYAIYLPMHYLGFLGVPRRYFAMGPTEFIPDSAQALNANITISAIIVGVVQLIFIYNLIWSAFKGKKAGDNPWNATTLEWQTQTTPPGHGNWGENIPVVYRWAYDYSVPGVKADFIPQNMPDSEVEKLAAEPRQTGGDNVVPLKEKPAGEDK from the coding sequence ATGACTTCTTATACCGCAATTGCCGATCAAGTTGATGACTCCCCCCATCCCGGGAGCTTTTTTACCAAGTATATCTGGAGCCAGGATCATAAAGTTATCGCGATACAGTATTCCATTACTGCCATAGGGGTCGGCCTGGTAGCCTTAGTATTGTCGGGGCTGATGCGGTTGCAGTTAGGTTTCCCCGACAGCTTTTCTTTTATTGATCCCTCGGCCTACCTGCAATTTGTGACTATGCACGGCATGATAATGGTGATTTACCTGCTTACGGCATTATTGCTGGGGGGATTTGGCAACTACCTGATCCCGCTGATGGTGGGGGCCAGGGATATGGTGTTTCCCTTTCTTAATATGCTCAGTTACTGGACCTATTTGCTGGCGGTGATTGTGCTGCTGGCCAGTTTTTTTGTCACCGGCGGGCCGACAGGGGCCGGTTGGACCTTATACCCGCCGCAGACGATATTACCCGGAACCCCGGGCAATGACGGCGGCATTATTCTCATGCTGGCCTCGCTGGCGATCTTTATTATCGCCTTCACCATGGGCGGTTTAAATTATGTTACTACCATTTTACAGGCCAGGGCCAGGGGGATGACCTTGATGCGGATGCCGCTGACCATTTGGGGCATTTTTATCGCGACCATTTTAGGCTTGCTGGCCTTCCCTGCCTTGCTGGTGAGCGCCATCATGATGGTGCTGGATAAGGTTATCGGCACCAGCTTCTTTATGCCCGCTGTGTTATCCCTGGGACAGCCGCTTGATTACACCGGCGGCAGCCCGGTTTTATTTCAGCACCTGTTCTGGTTTTTCGGTCACCCCGAAGTTTATATCGTTGCCCTGCCGGCCTTTGGCATGGTGTCTGATGTACTGGCCACCCATGCCAGGAAAAATATTTTCGGCTACCGCATGATGGTGTGGGCGATAGTGGCCATCGGCGGCTTAAGCTTTGTTGTCTGGGCCCACCATATGTATGTCAGTGGCATGAATCCTTATTTTGGCTTTTTCTTTGCCACTACAACGTTGATCATTGCCGTGCCCACGGCATTAAAAGTGTATAACTGGGTGCTGACCTTATGGCGGGGCAATATCCATATGACGGTGCCTATGATGTTTGCCATAGGTTTTATTTTTACCTTTACCCATGGCGGCCTTACCGGGCTTTTCCTTGGCAATGTCGTGGTGGATTTACCCTTGTCGGATACCTATTTTGTGGTCGCGCATTTCCATATGGTGATGGGAGTTTCGCCTATCATGGTGCTATTTGCCGCCATTTACCACTGGTATCCGAAGATCACCGGGCGCTTTTTACATACAGGTTTAGGTAAGGCTCATTTCTGGCTGACCTTTTTAGGCACTTATGCCATCTATTTACCTATGCATTACCTGGGATTTCTCGGCGTGCCCAGGCGTTATTTTGCCATGGGACCAACGGAATTTATTCCCGACTCGGCCCAGGCACTTAATGCCAATATTACCATTTCCGCGATTATTGTCGGTGTGGTGCAGCTGATCTTTATCTATAACCTTATTTGGAGCGCTTTTAAAGGTAAAAAGGCCGGTGACAACCCCTGGAATGCCACGACCTTGGAGTGGCAAACACAAACCACGCCTCCCGGGCATGGTAATTGGGGGGAAAACATTCCCGTGGTGTACCGCTGGGCTTATGACTACAGCGTACCCGGCGTTAAGGCAGACTTTATTCCGCAAAATATGCCCGACAGCGAAGTGGAAAAGCTGGCAGCAGAACCCCGGCAGACCGGGGGAGATAATGTTGTTCCCCTGAAAGAGAAGCCGGCCGGGGAGGATAAGTGA